In the genome of Roseovarius sp. Pro17, the window GCCCTCGAAGTAAGTCCGGATATTGGTGCCAGTCGCCATGTCGCACGCCCCTTCTTTCAGTGTTCCAAAAATACTCCCGCCGGAGGCATCCATCGCGCGCCAAGACTACCGCATCATCTATGATGCGCCGAAGAAAATCCGCGAACCGCGAAGCCTATCGTCCGACCATTCCGACAATCTCATAGGTCTTGCTCAGGATCGGTGTCGCGATCTCGCGCGCCCGCTCGGACCCGCGGCCAAGGATGGCGTCAATTTCCGCCGTATCCTGCATCAGGCGGCTCATCTCTTTGGAAATGGGTGCCATGCGGTCAACGGCCAGATCGGCCAGCATCGGCTTGAACTCGGAAAACGCGCGTCCGCCCAACTCAGCGATAACAGCCTCAGCGCTCATGTCGGCCAATCCGGCATAAATATTCACCAGATTGCGCGCCTCGGGCCGCCCGTCCAGCCCGTCCAGATCATTCGGCAAAGGCTCAGGGTCGGTCTTGGCCTTGCGGATCTTCTTGGCGATGGTGTCCGCGTCATCGGTCATGTTGATCCGGCTCATGTCCGAGGGATCGGATTTCGACATTTTTTTCGATCCATCGCGCAGGCTCATTATCCGCGTGCCTGCGCCTTCGATCACCGGCTCGGCCATCGGGAAAAATTCGACGCCGTAATCGTGGTTGAACTTGGCCGCAATGTCGCGTGTCAATTCCAGATGCTGCTTCTGGTCCTCGCCCACCGGCACGTGCGTTGCGTGATAGACCAGAATATCGGCGGCCATCAGCGCGGGATAACCGAACAAGCCGAGGGATGCGTTCTCGGCATTCTTGCCCGCTTTGTCCTTGAACTGGGTCATGCGCTTCATCCAGCCCATGCGCGCTACGCAGTTGAATATCCACGCCATTTGGGTGTGCTCGGGCACTTGTGACTGATTGAACAGGATCGACTTCTCGGGGTCCAGCCCCGACGCGATGAACCCCGCTGTCAGCTCGCGCGTGGCATGGCGCAGCTTGGCTGGGTCCTGCCAGACGGTGATCGCGTG includes:
- the trpS gene encoding tryptophan--tRNA ligase, producing the protein MSDVAFTPRVFSGIQPSGDLHLGNYLGALKRFADAQGRGVQSLYCMVDLHAITVWQDPAKLRHATRELTAGFIASGLDPEKSILFNQSQVPEHTQMAWIFNCVARMGWMKRMTQFKDKAGKNAENASLGLFGYPALMAADILVYHATHVPVGEDQKQHLELTRDIAAKFNHDYGVEFFPMAEPVIEGAGTRIMSLRDGSKKMSKSDPSDMSRINMTDDADTIAKKIRKAKTDPEPLPNDLDGLDGRPEARNLVNIYAGLADMSAEAVIAELGGRAFSEFKPMLADLAVDRMAPISKEMSRLMQDTAEIDAILGRGSERAREIATPILSKTYEIVGMVGR